In the genome of Arachis stenosperma cultivar V10309 chromosome 2, arast.V10309.gnm1.PFL2, whole genome shotgun sequence, the window agACAGCTGGACTCTCTTCTGCAGAGATATGGAGTCCGTCATAAGGTGGCAACCCCctatcaccctcagacaagTGGACAGGTTGAAGTTTCCAACAGGAAACTTAAGAGGATTATAGAGAAGACCGTCAATGTTTCAAGAAAGGATTGGTCTCGGAAGCTTGATGATGCTATCTGGGTATACCGGACAGCGTACAAGACTCCCATTGGCATGTCCCCTTATCAGTTGGTCTATGGGAAGGCTTGTCACTTGTCAGTTTAGCTGGAACATAAAGCTTATTGGGCAATCAGATATCTGAATCTTGATTCAGAAGCTGCAGGAATTAAGCGaatgctccagttaaatgagcttgATGAATTCAGATATTCAGCTTATGAGAATGCCAAGCTCTATAAGGAGAAGACCAAGTTATTACATGACAAGAAGATTGCCATCAGAGtatttgagccaggacagagaGTGCTGCTgtataattcaaggctcaaattcttTCCCGGGAAGCTGAAATCCCGGTGGTCAGGACCGTTTGTGGTTACCAGAGCTTCACCATATAGTCATGTGAAAATACAGGAAGAGAATTCTAATAGGAAATTACAGTGAATGGCCAGAGGTTGAAGCACTATCTTGGAGGTGAGATTGATCACCAGAGGTCTGCTCATCTGCTGAATTAGCATAACTAAccatcaagctagtgacgttaaagaagcgcttgtcgggaggcaacccgataatttTGTATCCTTAGTTATTTTCGTAGTGGtagttttcttatttatttgatttttatttagttctatctgatcatgcagctatttaaGAACAGGAACTAAACACttcgaaaaatataattaaaaaaaaagaagagagacgAAGAAGAAATTTACCCGAGAGATGAGCAGGAGTGGCGCTGGAACTATGCCTTACGCACAAACAAGATCACGCGTACACGTACCTCACGCGTGCGGATCGTTTACGCCTTTAGCCATCCACGCATGCACGTCCcagacgcgtacgcgtgaccttgAAAATTAGCGTAAATGGGTATTTGGCAGAAAGTTGCGCAGGAGGGGAGCAGGAAGTGTACCTTGTGCACAAATTggctcacgcgtacgcgtccatgacGCGTAACGCGTCGCACGCGTCAAGCACGCGCACGTGTGGATGAGTGAAATCGGCGTAAAAGGTGTTTCGACCAGAAAGTTATGCTGGTGTGGGGCTGGAACTATGCTGGgcgcacaagccctaccacgcgaacACGTCCCTGATGCATTCGCGTCGTTTTCCCATCCTGGCcgtccacgcatacgcgtcctTGACACGTACACGTCGCTTGAAATTCGTGTGATCCACGCCTACGCGTAcctcacgcgtacgtgtcgcaTGCGACGCCCAATTGAACCACCTCAGCGCCTGATTTCAAATCATCCACCTcccaaatcctaattctctcttgttcttttatctttttcttcttctttcatcaTATTAATTGCTTTTATGTCTCTCTCTGTTtgcagttcttctttgcttgaagacaagcaaacctttaagtttggtgttgacgcttcgctTATGGCTTTTATGTCTAGCACCAAAGGGAGAAGAATGTTCTTCATGAAGGAATGAGATGACCACCAGcataactgaggtggttgagttcctttcattctatttctctTCCATTCTTATTGTGTTGTCTTCTGTTTTCTGTTGCTTTGATTGCTTACATAATCTTTAGtacttttagttaaaaaaatttgtctTATGTATTGCTCACTAAAGCTTGAATTcaaaaaagaagtgatgtattgcatgagaaattgagtttgaaatgtggtggtattatttgttattttgaatgcatgacatgaatagtgcatatttgaatttgaatcaaaggatgttgatgtataaggaataagaatttagagaattattatgatttctctgaaacaaacaaaaatttaatccttgaagcaaaagaaacagcaaaagaaaaagaaacaataaaagcaaggtccaaggctctgagcatcaatgactagggaggttagacatgattaaaagctcaaagagttgtttccctagtcatatgcttgtggtgtgattgtgtcaactaatccttgagacagaacacttagagtcgagaccaagtgcgtttaacagagtatgccaaaggctttgagcaccactgtctgggagtaactaaaagaaaaatcagaacttaaaggaagttccccagttaagtgcttgtggtgtttctatgtcaagtaacccttgagtcaaaacatttaaagtcacggctaggctcaaggtgcaaagcaccaaagaaaaataaattaaagaaaattatgttgtgttcaaggattaaactgaagtttgaagatcagagaattcataatatgatccggattctaattccgaatgacacTGACATTcctctgattcaaaggagagtgagatgccaaaatttttcaaaattacaaTGACTAAACCCCATTTtaagaagagacatgagcttaataaactctcattctcatgcaaattcacatcctaagcctgTATTATTTTGGtcgcttgaggacaagcaacgattcaagtttggtgttgcgatgcgtgagcatctttcttatcttttcctagtgaatttgcatttaaattgttaagtttaatcaataattaattttcttttagccactatggatgctactttgagtcttgtgcaattttgtgtattttaggtagcatttggctggatctgatggagaggaagcttgcacaaatggaaggagctcaagaattaaagaagatgatcagcgaggagcgacgcgtgcgcgtacctgacgtgtacgcgtgatttggagctttccatggtgacgcgtgcgcgtggataaCGCGTACACGTAATTTGAAGAAAAGCACAGCGACGCATGCGCGTacttgacgcgtacgcatgacacgCGAAGATGAccattgacgcgtacgcgtgactgacgcgtacgcatgatatgcgccacgtgcagaaaatgctgggggtgatttctgggctatttttgacccaattttcggcccagaaagCACAGATCAAAGGCTGCAGAATGGAGGACTCAAGAGAACACTTCCTGTTACTTCCCAAGTTAGGCGTGGGTCCTACGAGGCAAGTGGTTCCCATCCATCACTTGAAGACTTGCTGATTACcataattaattctgatttaaatttaaatattatacgaAAAGATATTGgtttagatattagattttaaaattaattaagattagatataaaagatattagGATTCTATACCAATTAACAGTCCGTACTCTACAGTTTTAccagaatccttattttcttctctgagtcatgagcaactaaacctccattgttaaggttaggagctctgtctatttgtatggattgattttattgttttttgtcttttaattcatgttttgatttataattcaagaattattttcgctctttattttatgaatttgggtggaacggaagtatgacccatgttctaattgagttcttgtataacttggaaaagttctttacttgaacaacaacttgaaaataatttatcagaaattttaattatttggatttaacgggatatgtgacatataatccccttatttttggataattataatttttgtggcatacaaactggaatttgatcatgcaGCCTCTAATTGGAAtaaattgaccaaggaattggcagttaatgaattttagaggagactaaaaaggtctaaggaattagggtctagtcacatatagtttgccatgaattaaattcTTACATGATTAAATTAATCTAGAAAATAGATGTCTCTaaaaccttaactattttcCCATATATATTTCACAACTTCTTTACTGCTTGCATTCTGATATTCTTGATTaatgtttaatgctctttgaacatccaacactcttttctgcttgcctaactaagtaaatcacttaaccattgttacttaatccatcaattctcgtgggatcgaccctcactcacctgaggtattacttggtacgacgcggtgcacttgccgattagtttgtgggttgtaaaTTACCACACCAATTTCGCGTTTCAATTTTTGGAACATGCCggaaacttttttttattaatcaagcTCATTCATCAAAGGAcaccaagtaataataatcacataattattaataatgataAATATTATACAAACGAATTCAAATAAGACTcaaatacaattcctatccctctgtataaaataaaatcttaaacgACAACGGCGAGGGAATTCTATGAAAGTAACTCAACACATA includes:
- the LOC130962707 gene encoding uncharacterized protein LOC130962707, producing MALPTNDAKVRYGVRHKVATPYHPQTSGQVEVSNRKLKRIIEKTVNVSRKDWSRKLDDAIWVYRTAYLNLDSEAAGIKRMLQLNELDEFRYSAYENAKLYKEKTKLLHDKKIAIRVFEPGQRVLLYNSRLKFFPGKLKSRWSGPFVVTRASPYSHVKIQEENSNRKLQ